In Bythopirellula goksoeyrii, a single window of DNA contains:
- a CDS encoding anthranilate synthase component II: MILLIDNYDSFVHNLARYFRRLGCETLVVRNDAVSLDELAQLSPQAIVISPGPGSPQEAGISVDLVRTFYARIPILGVCLGHQAIATAFGANVIRAREPMHGRTSAVTHQETPLFYKIPSPFDVCRYHSLIIGPSSLSDELVVTAQSVDGTVMAIEHIEFPLAGVQFHPEAILTHDGYRLLANFLGMAEIPFDESLDQLSASEYRFAEYKPSPLPVAPVTF, encoded by the coding sequence ATGATTCTGCTCATCGATAACTACGATAGTTTTGTTCACAACCTTGCGCGCTACTTTCGCCGACTAGGATGCGAGACGCTTGTTGTGCGAAACGATGCAGTTTCGCTTGACGAGCTCGCCCAACTCTCTCCACAGGCAATTGTCATATCACCTGGTCCAGGCTCGCCACAAGAAGCTGGCATCAGCGTCGACCTCGTCAGAACTTTCTACGCAAGAATTCCTATCCTCGGTGTTTGCCTGGGACATCAAGCAATCGCAACCGCGTTTGGCGCGAATGTCATCCGCGCGAGAGAACCCATGCATGGTCGCACTTCAGCCGTCACACACCAAGAGACTCCTCTCTTTTATAAAATCCCCTCGCCTTTTGATGTATGTCGCTATCACTCCTTGATTATTGGTCCAAGCTCGCTTTCCGATGAATTAGTCGTCACGGCACAATCTGTTGACGGAACAGTCATGGCTATTGAGCATATTGAATTCCCTCTGGCCGGAGTACAATTCCATCCTGAAGCGATATTGACGCACGACGGCTATCGACTGCTGGCTAATTTTTTAGGAATGGCTGAAATTCCGTTCGACGAATCGCTCGATCAACTATCAGCTTCGGAATATCGCTTCGCAGAATACAAACCTTCTCCTCTTCCCGTTGCCCCTGTGACATTTTAA
- a CDS encoding DUF6513 domain-containing protein, whose protein sequence is MAIEHIHFVTGRLARHSLEQILPELAEESGFSYSVDVMPITVAALMTPTWIAKHIRVPPDATKVLVPGYCEGDLAPLQSETTATVERGPRDLRQLPQFFSRQSIPTDYGAYDIEILAEINNCPRLSLTEILSVAEHYSQSGADVIDLGCDPGNTWTDVAAAVQMLRDHGMRVSIDSLNPEEIAPATKAGAELVLSVNSINRAAALEWGAEVVAIPDDPRTLAGLDETVEFLASANVPLRIDPILEPISFGFANSLGRYLEIHRRYPDAEMMMGIGNLTELTDVDSAGINALLLGFCQELGIRSILTTEVINWARTSVKECDLARRLMYHAVSNQVLPKHVEPDLLMLRDEEVIAPTEEQLEQLATEVRDNNYRIYVSGDEIHLIARDLHLHDSDPFTLMEALRTAGTDGGLPKNLDADHAFYLGYEMAKARIALTLGKNYVQDESLNWGLATVPEHRHYLKPKSQSRQQD, encoded by the coding sequence ATGGCCATCGAACACATTCATTTCGTCACGGGACGACTGGCGCGACACTCGTTGGAACAGATCCTTCCTGAGCTGGCCGAAGAGTCAGGTTTTTCCTATTCAGTTGACGTCATGCCGATCACTGTGGCGGCCCTCATGACTCCAACTTGGATCGCCAAGCACATCCGAGTGCCTCCCGACGCAACCAAGGTCCTTGTACCTGGCTACTGCGAAGGAGATCTGGCACCATTGCAATCTGAGACCACCGCCACTGTGGAACGGGGCCCCCGCGATTTGCGCCAGCTGCCGCAATTCTTTTCTCGTCAATCTATTCCTACCGACTACGGAGCCTATGACATCGAGATCCTGGCAGAGATCAATAATTGCCCGAGATTGTCGCTCACTGAGATACTTTCCGTTGCAGAACATTATTCCCAAAGTGGAGCCGATGTCATCGATCTTGGTTGTGATCCCGGAAACACGTGGACCGATGTAGCAGCGGCAGTCCAGATGCTCAGAGATCATGGAATGCGAGTCTCTATCGATAGCTTGAATCCCGAGGAAATTGCTCCCGCCACCAAGGCCGGCGCCGAGCTCGTGCTAAGTGTCAACTCCATCAATCGCGCTGCGGCGCTCGAGTGGGGCGCAGAAGTCGTAGCCATACCTGATGACCCTCGTACCTTGGCCGGTCTCGACGAGACCGTCGAGTTCCTCGCGAGCGCCAACGTGCCCCTGCGAATCGACCCGATTTTGGAACCGATCTCGTTTGGCTTTGCCAATAGCCTGGGTCGCTATCTCGAAATTCACCGGCGCTATCCCGATGCTGAAATGATGATGGGCATAGGCAACCTAACGGAACTGACCGACGTCGATTCAGCTGGGATCAACGCCTTGCTCTTGGGCTTCTGTCAAGAATTGGGCATTCGTAGCATCTTGACCACGGAAGTGATCAACTGGGCCCGCACAAGTGTGAAGGAATGCGATTTGGCTCGTCGACTCATGTATCATGCTGTTAGCAACCAAGTGTTGCCCAAACATGTTGAACCTGATCTCCTAATGCTTCGCGATGAAGAAGTGATCGCTCCCACTGAGGAGCAACTCGAACAACTAGCTACCGAAGTTCGCGACAACAATTATCGCATCTATGTCTCAGGAGATGAGATTCATCTCATCGCGCGCGACTTGCATCTTCACGACTCCGACCCGTTTACTTTGATGGAAGCATTGCGCACCGCAGGGACTGACGGAGGCTTGCCCAAGAACCTCGATGCCGATCACGCCTTCTATTTGGGATACGAGATGGCCAAAGCTCGGATCGCTTTGACCTTAGGAAAGAACTACGTTCAGGACGAATCACTTAACTGGGGGCTTGCTACCGTACCAGAACATCGACACTATCTCAAACCGAAGTCGCAATCTAGACAGCAGGACTAG
- a CDS encoding SDR family NAD(P)-dependent oxidoreductase, protein MKSSSTESLAHQWALVTGASGGIGGQIARNLAAEGANLILHTHRNATTAKKLADEISELGPRAEVVECDFSDIQKCLDFADAVWQIASLDILVNNAGVDVLTGEAADWSFAKKLEHLWQVDVRATIELSRSFGEKMQERGSGVIINIGWDQAEHGMAGDSGEMFATVKGAVMAFTRSLAKSLSPQVRVNCVAPGWIQTDWGKGASEYWQKRARTESLVDRWGTPDDVANAVRFLTSPAASFINGQILNVNGGWAGTADNR, encoded by the coding sequence ATGAAATCCTCTTCAACGGAATCATTGGCACATCAATGGGCCCTCGTGACCGGCGCATCCGGTGGAATTGGTGGCCAGATCGCACGAAATCTTGCCGCCGAAGGTGCAAACCTCATACTCCATACTCATCGCAATGCAACTACAGCAAAGAAGCTGGCCGATGAAATCAGTGAGCTTGGTCCCCGCGCTGAGGTCGTGGAATGTGACTTTTCGGACATTCAGAAGTGCCTCGATTTCGCCGACGCCGTTTGGCAAATTGCTTCACTCGACATCCTCGTTAACAATGCCGGGGTCGATGTCTTGACCGGCGAGGCGGCCGACTGGTCCTTTGCCAAAAAACTCGAGCACCTTTGGCAAGTGGACGTGCGAGCAACAATCGAACTATCTCGGTCCTTTGGTGAGAAAATGCAGGAGCGCGGTAGCGGAGTCATCATTAACATTGGCTGGGATCAGGCGGAACATGGCATGGCCGGCGATAGCGGCGAGATGTTCGCAACTGTCAAAGGAGCTGTGATGGCCTTTACGCGTAGTCTTGCCAAGTCCCTCTCGCCTCAAGTTCGAGTGAATTGTGTTGCTCCCGGATGGATCCAAACGGACTGGGGAAAAGGTGCTTCTGAATATTGGCAAAAGCGTGCCCGTACAGAATCGCTTGTTGATCGTTGGGGAACACCAGACGACGTGGCCAATGCGGTCCGATTCTTGACTTCTCCAGCTGCCTCGTTCATCAATGGCCAGATTCTCAACGTCAATGGCGGTTGGGCCGGTACCGCCGACAATCGTTGA
- the pabB gene encoding aminodeoxychorismate synthase component I: MELPSTLTAVDAFRRLSNLPHMIYFDSGVGFGRLGRYSFIAADPFDWIQQCDIEFGPLGELQSRVDQYQAASRKDLPPFQGGLAGLFGYELGRSLERIPVPRMTDFPIPALAIGFYDVVIAFDHEQDQTWLISQGFPEKELSARRRRAQERITQFLNWLENPPQATSTNEKYPINSLAPQFDVGLGEVTSNLSAINYQHMIERAVEYIHAGDVFQVNLSQRLLCPAKTSSPELYLKLRKRNPAPYAGYFDLGDWQICSSSPECFLQVRDHWAETRPIKGTRGRTHSPEADLFTGNELQLSEKDRAENVMIVDLMRNDFSRVCTSDSVHVAEFCQVETYAHVKHLVSSVRGELAPNATPLDLLRACFPGGSITGAPKIRAMEIIAELEPTARGAYCGSLGYLGFNGQMDSSILIRTITAGGGWWQMPVGGGIVAQSDPQDEYRETWHKARGMIASLDL, from the coding sequence ATGGAATTGCCCTCAACGCTGACTGCAGTTGACGCTTTCAGGCGATTGTCAAATTTGCCGCATATGATCTATTTCGACAGCGGTGTAGGTTTTGGGCGATTGGGGCGGTATTCTTTCATCGCTGCCGACCCTTTTGATTGGATCCAGCAATGTGATATTGAGTTTGGCCCACTAGGAGAACTCCAATCCCGAGTCGACCAATATCAGGCTGCAAGCAGAAAGGATCTGCCCCCTTTTCAGGGAGGACTGGCGGGGTTGTTTGGGTACGAGCTAGGACGTTCCCTTGAGCGAATTCCTGTTCCACGAATGACAGACTTCCCCATTCCTGCACTCGCTATTGGTTTCTATGACGTGGTCATCGCTTTTGACCATGAACAGGATCAGACCTGGCTGATCTCTCAAGGGTTTCCAGAAAAAGAACTTTCCGCTCGAAGACGGCGGGCACAGGAACGAATCACACAATTTCTCAACTGGCTGGAAAATCCTCCGCAGGCAACATCGACTAATGAAAAGTATCCAATAAACTCGCTCGCACCACAGTTTGATGTTGGCCTCGGCGAGGTGACTAGTAACCTTTCTGCGATCAATTACCAGCACATGATCGAACGCGCCGTTGAATACATTCATGCTGGCGACGTATTCCAAGTAAATCTATCCCAACGACTGCTTTGCCCTGCGAAAACTTCTTCTCCAGAACTCTATCTCAAACTTCGGAAGAGAAATCCGGCTCCCTACGCGGGATATTTTGATCTAGGGGACTGGCAGATATGCAGCAGTTCCCCCGAATGCTTTTTGCAGGTACGAGACCACTGGGCAGAGACGCGTCCCATCAAAGGAACCCGCGGCCGTACGCATTCGCCCGAGGCAGACCTCTTCACAGGTAATGAACTCCAGTTGAGCGAGAAAGACCGTGCGGAGAACGTCATGATAGTCGATCTGATGAGGAACGACTTCTCGCGAGTCTGTACTAGTGATAGCGTGCATGTCGCCGAATTCTGCCAAGTGGAAACCTATGCCCATGTGAAACACTTGGTTTCCTCAGTTAGAGGCGAATTAGCTCCAAACGCCACGCCATTGGACTTGTTGCGGGCCTGCTTCCCAGGTGGCTCGATTACCGGTGCTCCCAAAATTCGGGCGATGGAAATCATTGCCGAACTCGAGCCAACTGCTCGTGGGGCTTATTGCGGTTCACTTGGTTATCTAGGCTTTAACGGACAGATGGACAGCAGTATCCTAATAAGAACCATTACAGCAGGCGGCGGTTGGTGGCAGATGCCCGTCGGAGGCGGTATCGTTGCTCAATCTGATCCTCAAGATGAGTACCGTGAAACCTGGCACAAGGCGCGCGGCATGATCGCCTCACTAGATCTCTAA